The genomic segment GAAAGAGCTATGCGGATCGATTTTTCCATGCAAGATCTGCTTGGGAAATTCGCCCTTCTTGGCAAGGATGTTGTCCTTCTAAGGTGCTCTTACTGGACGACGTTTTTACGACCGGAGCAAGTGTAAATGAAGCTAGCAGGATCCTGCTGGAAAACGGAACGGAAGAGGTATATATTTTAACGTACCTCAGGACGATGGAATGATCTTGACTTAACTATTTATCCGTTTAGTATTGGATGCTCCAAGTGGTTCGGAAAATTTTGCACATCGATATGGACGCCTTTTACGCGTCGGTAGAGCAACGGGATTTTCCGCAATACCGAGGCAAACCGCTAGTGGTAGGAGGTCCTCCGAACTCGAGAGGAGTCGTATGTGCTGCGAGTTACGAGGCTCGAAAATTCGGAGTGCGATCCGCGATGCCTTGTTCCCAGGCGTCTAGACTTTGTCCGGAAGCGATTTTCGTGACTCCGAGGTTTTCGGCTTATCGCGAAATCTCGAACGTAATTCGGAATATTTTTTTGGAATATACCGACTACGTGGAAATGCTTTCTTTGGACGAGGCGTTTCTGGACGTAACGGAAAACAAGTTGGGAATCCCCTATGCGACCGAAGTCGCCAAGTCGATTCGAGCCAGGATCCGTCAAGAGACGGAACTGACCGCTTCCGCGGGAGTAGGCATAAATAAATTCACCGCAAAGGTGGCGACCGATCTTAAAAAACCCGACGGATTGACCGTAATCCGACCTGAAGACACGGAGACTTTCATCGCTTCCCTAGATGTGGGCCTTTTCCCCGGGATCGGCAAGGTTACATTAAAAAAAATGCATGCTCTGGGAATTTATACGGGAGCGGATTTAAAGAATCGAAGTGCAGAATTTCTCGTCCGAAATTTCGGAAAGGCAGGGCGATGGTATTATTCGATTTCCAGAGGCATCGATCCTCGTCCCGTAATACCCCATAGGATCCGTAAATCTTTGGGAGCGGAATCCACGTTCGAATCGGACTTGAGTCGTGAGGAAGATCTATTATCCGAATTGCGGGAGATCGCCGAAGAATTAGAAAAACGTTTATCAGCCAAATCCTTTCCGGCTAGAACATTAACGTTAAAGATTAAATTCTCGGATTTCACGCTCAAGACAAGAAGCAGGACTCTACCGATTCCTCCTTCCCGCTCCAAGGAATTTTTCGATCTAGGAAAGGAGCTATTGGAGGAGTTTTTGATCGGAGACGGAGCGGTAGTTTCTCCGATCCGATTATTGGGCCTGAGCCTGTCCCACCCCGAATCGGAGTCGCAAAACGAAGACGAGTTTGCCGGTTCCTTATTTCCGGAAACGGACTAGTCCCCAAATTTTTCCAAAATTTCCAGAATATCCTTACCGTACTGCTTCACTTTCGCTTCCCCCATTCCTTTAATCAGCATAAGGTCTTCGAGGTTAGCCGGTTTTTGCGTAGCGATTCGGACGATTACAGGATTTTGCAAAACCATGAATTTCTTCCATTTTTTTCGGCGAGCCGTTCGATCGCGGAAGTTTTTCAGTTCTTGAACGATCAGCCTGTCTCCGGTCGGCGGCTTCTTTCTGGGTTTGTCGGAAAAGCCTTCCGTTTTTCGGAGAGTCTGTCGGGGTTTTCCGTGAATCGCTAGGGAAAGTTTAGGATATTTCTCCCCTTTCACTAGAATTCTTTTGGCGGATAACCAATCCTCCAAAAGTTTGAAAATGGATTCTTCTGCGACATGCCCTAGGCTTCCGTAAAATTTCGATCTATCCAAACGCCTACGTAGCACATCTTTGGATTTGGAGCCTCTTAATGCGCCCGCGATGATTTTTTTTCCGAATTTTCCAGGGTATTCGTTTAACAAACCTTCGACCGCGAGCATTTCATTCTGATCGAAGGCGTGAGACTCCCGAGCCTTTCTCTTTTCGAATTTCGCCTTTTCCCTTTCCAGAAAATTCGTCCTTCCGGTATCATCTCCGTCTAGACAGGAATCGCAGACTCCACAAGGATCGATCTCTTCTCCGAAATAGCCGCAGAGAATCTGTTGTCTGCATCGGGCGGAGGACACATATTCTTTAACGTGAGAAAGAAGGGTTTCTCCTCCTTTGTAATTCGCCTCTTTGGAAAGCAGAAAATTCTGCACGCTCATGTCTCCAGAATGGAAGAAGAGAACGCAATCCGATTCTTTTCCGTCCCTTCCCGCTCGTCCTGCTTCCTGGTAATAACTCTCGAGAGAGGACGGAACTTGATAATGCAGAACTAGGCGAACGTTCGGACTGTCGAGTCCCATTCCAAACGCGTTTGTCGCGACGAGGACGTTCGTTTTCCCCGAGGCATATCCGTTCTGGGTCTTTTCGCGGCTACTGTCGGTCCTGCCTGCATGATATTTGCCGACCTTGTAACCGGATTTTTTGAGAAGTTCGTAGATTTCGTCGACTTTGGATCTGGTCGCGCAATAGATGATCGCCTTTTCCGAATTTGTTTTTGAAAAATTCGTATTTTCTAAAATATGAATTAATTCTTTTTCTTTTTCCCGATCCGATTCCGGGTAATGGATGCGGAATCTTAGATTCGGTCTGGCATAGGTCCCCTGGACTTGGACAGGTCGTTCCAGTCCTAGACTATCACAAATATCCTTCTTTACCCTGTCCGTAGCCGTCGCGGTCAGGGCGATCCACGGAATTCGATCTTTGTAGGTCGATCTAAGAACGTGTAATTTTCTGTATTCGGGCCGGAAGTCGTGGCCCCACTGAGAAACGCAATGGGCTTCGTCGACTGCTACTAATTCTAACGGAAGTTTTGGCAGGAGTTCCAAAAATGATCTGGATGTGGCCCTCTCGGGGGACACATACAAAATTCGAATCTTTCCGGTAGCGGCTCCGGAAAGTATACGGACTTGCTCCAGATCGTCCTGGGTGGAATTACAGTAAGCTGCTTCCAGGCCTCTCCCTTTTAGGGCATCGACTTGATCCTTCATTAGCGCGATCAGAGGGGAAATTACCAAGGTCAGTCCCTGTGTTTGCGTAAAGGAAGGAAGCTGGTAAATCAAAGATTTTCCCGCTCCCGTAGGCAGAACCGCTAGCACGTCGTTCCCGTTCAGATTGGATTCGATCGCTTCCCATTGCCCCGGTCGAAACTCCGAAAATCCGAATGAAGAACTTAGGACTTTTTTCCACCGCTCCCGAATCGGAGAAGAAACCGTTATTTTAGAATCGGACATGGTTTTTACGCTTTCTCCTTTCCGACGTCCTTTTTACGGATCTCCCTATATAAGAATCTGGAAGGATGCAACGCCGAGTACAAGCTATTTTCTATAGGTAGAGGCTCGCCTAAAACGATCGAGGCCAAGGTTTCCCCTCCGATTAAGGAGGAAAGTACTCCCCTCGACCCGAGACCTCCGAATACGAATAACCCTCGTAACGGTTCGACAGGAAGAACCGTTTTATTTTTGTTTTTCGGCAGAGCCGAACCGGTATACGATCTTCTGAATTCCTTCGGTTCCAGAATTTCGCCTAGCACGGGAAATCTATCCTTGGTCTGGGAGCGGAAACCGACGAATTGGCGTTTGATTTCGTATTTTCCCGCTTTCCAGCCGCCTTCCGTAAAAAGTTTTTCCGCATAATCCAAGAGTTTGTCCCTGTCCTTTTCTCTCGGTTCCGGATCCGCATCGAATTCGTCGAAAGTGGATCCCAAGACCCGGACTCCTTTTTTGGAAGGCGTAAGATAATGTTCTCCTATCAAAATAGGATCCGAGCCGTCCGGCATTCCGGAGGATAATTCCAGGAGCTGTCCGCGGACTTTGGACAAAAGAAAAAGAGATTCTCCCAAAAGATTTTCTAACAAGGGTTGTATACCTGAGGA from the Leptospira fletcheri genome contains:
- a CDS encoding RecQ family ATP-dependent DNA helicase, translated to MSDSKITVSSPIRERWKKVLSSSFGFSEFRPGQWEAIESNLNGNDVLAVLPTGAGKSLIYQLPSFTQTQGLTLVISPLIALMKDQVDALKGRGLEAAYCNSTQDDLEQVRILSGAATGKIRILYVSPERATSRSFLELLPKLPLELVAVDEAHCVSQWGHDFRPEYRKLHVLRSTYKDRIPWIALTATATDRVKKDICDSLGLERPVQVQGTYARPNLRFRIHYPESDREKEKELIHILENTNFSKTNSEKAIIYCATRSKVDEIYELLKKSGYKVGKYHAGRTDSSREKTQNGYASGKTNVLVATNAFGMGLDSPNVRLVLHYQVPSSLESYYQEAGRAGRDGKESDCVLFFHSGDMSVQNFLLSKEANYKGGETLLSHVKEYVSSARCRQQILCGYFGEEIDPCGVCDSCLDGDDTGRTNFLEREKAKFEKRKARESHAFDQNEMLAVEGLLNEYPGKFGKKIIAGALRGSKSKDVLRRRLDRSKFYGSLGHVAEESIFKLLEDWLSAKRILVKGEKYPKLSLAIHGKPRQTLRKTEGFSDKPRKKPPTGDRLIVQELKNFRDRTARRKKWKKFMVLQNPVIVRIATQKPANLEDLMLIKGMGEAKVKQYGKDILEILEKFGD
- the dinB gene encoding DNA polymerase IV: MLQVVRKILHIDMDAFYASVEQRDFPQYRGKPLVVGGPPNSRGVVCAASYEARKFGVRSAMPCSQASRLCPEAIFVTPRFSAYREISNVIRNIFLEYTDYVEMLSLDEAFLDVTENKLGIPYATEVAKSIRARIRQETELTASAGVGINKFTAKVATDLKKPDGLTVIRPEDTETFIASLDVGLFPGIGKVTLKKMHALGIYTGADLKNRSAEFLVRNFGKAGRWYYSISRGIDPRPVIPHRIRKSLGAESTFESDLSREEDLLSELREIAEELEKRLSAKSFPARTLTLKIKFSDFTLKTRSRTLPIPPSRSKEFFDLGKELLEEFLIGDGAVVSPIRLLGLSLSHPESESQNEDEFAGSLFPETD